Proteins from one Camelina sativa cultivar DH55 chromosome 8, Cs, whole genome shotgun sequence genomic window:
- the LOC104709850 gene encoding protein NETWORKED 2C-like gives MLRRAASNAYSWWWASHVRTKQSKWLEENLQDIEGKVQYALKLLEDEGDSFAKRAEMYYKSRPELISFVEESFKAYRALAERYDHISKELQNANTTIASVFPDQVPEFAMNEDDDDDAPTTPTKHKTHASNQNVPKVPNFPIKDPEAAKKLFMSRNAIKEQNASSSVVNKSGMSKAEAVEEIDKLQKEILVLQTEKEFVKSSYENALAKYWEIEKCITEKQGKVCSLQDEFDEGAVVIEDKEAQILMSTAALKSCQEKLEEMKDQQEKNVKESEITREQIRESTEEVSNLSDALPGDGGTKQEIDSDKKKLESLEENVNEQFDDFEAKSCLTITDVADKIDELVNDVINLESLFSSQAALIHRLREEIDDLKAQIKSLQKENSSSQTDDNMDMRMKLKEMEEKLEGIKDIDQEVEERSKKIEIHLTQAHLKLIFLSKRVKSLKQEGEEDNSTTTNVPIQEDAESLTDTKLPEENIDDSVVSENVSNMNSASEVVDTEKDLTSEVNQEEIIEATRKETSLDDLEKHISVSSSPKPDIITTQESDESILQQLLAHGIEGREKHLLMEYTKVLRNYKEVKKMLDEAETKLKSVNTVKDEQVRAKDQQGDKLFMLIYREDYATNAITGQKQSLSPNEEQFGARVDELLSENLNLLVRFSNSFGQIQQFDTGIKDLHVEILKIIKQKNQDGGRNTLKSNVRPIYKHLSEIRTEMTVWLEKSLLLKEEINMRASTLSDIQNEITEALKTDSEDSEKKLTIYQGAKFEGEVSNMTKENNRIAEELQTGLDQVTKLKKDADTTLEKLSEELSLSESNAESSQDLKPRIPLRSFIFDVKPKKQRLSIFSCIQPSLYKKKPTTGS, from the exons atgcTACGAAGAGCTGCGAGCAATGCGTACTCATGGTGGTGGGCAAGCCACGTTCGAACCAAACAATCCAAATGGCTCGAAGAAAACCTTCAAG ATATCGAGGGAAAGGTGCAATACGCACTTAAGCTTTTGGAAGATGAAGGTGATTCGTTTGCTAAGCGTGCAGAAATGTATTACAAGAGTAGACCTGAATTGATAAGTTTTGTGGAAGAATCTTTCAAGGCTTACCGTGCTTTAGCTGAACGCTATGATCATATCTCCAAGGAGCTTCAAAACGCTAACACCACAATTGCATCTGTTTTTCCTGACCAAGTCCCTGAGTTTGCCATGAACGAAGACGATGACGACGATGCTCCTACCACacctacaaaacataaaactcATGCATCAAATCAAAATGTTCCAAAGGTTCCTAATTTTCCCATTAAAGATCCTGAGGCTGCGAAAAAGTTGTTCATGTCAAGGAACGCTATTAAAGAACAAAACGCGTCGTCGTCCGTTGTTAACAAGTCCGGGATGAGTAAAGCCGAGGCGGTGGAAGAGATTGATAAGTTGCAGAAAGAGATTCTTGTTTTGCAGACTGAGAAAGAGTTTGTGAAGAGTTCTTATGAGAATGCACTTGCAAAGTATTGGGAGATTGAGAAATGTATAACAGAGAAACAAGGGAAGGTGTGTAGTTTGCAAGACGAGTTTGACGAAGGTGCTGTTGTCATAGAAGATAAAGAAGCTCAGATATTGATGTCCACCGCAGCTCTCAAATCATGCCAAGAGAAACTAGAAGAGATGAAAGATCAACAGGAAAAGAATGTGAAAGAATCTGAGATTACAAGAGAACAGATCAGAGAATCAACAGAGGAAGTTAGTAATCTTTCTGATGCATTGCCTGGCGATGGaggaacaaaacaagaaatagacAGTGATAAGAAGAAGTTGGAATCAttagaagaaaatgtaaatgaaCAATTTGATGACTTTGAGGCTAAGTCGTGTCTTACCATAACAGACGTGGCTGATAAGATTGATGAGCTTGTGAATGATGTGATCAATTTGGAGAGCTTGTTCTCATCTCAAGCAGCTTTAATACACAGACTAAGAGAAGAGATTGATGATCTCAAAGCACAGATTAAATctctacaaaaagaaaacagttcaTCTCAAACTGATGACAATATGGATATGAGAATGAAGTTGAAAGAGATGGAGGAAAAGCTGGAGGGTATTAAGGATATAGATCAAGAAGTTGAGGAAAGGAGTAAGAAAATTGAAATACACCTTACACAAGCacatttaaaactaattttcttATCCAAGAGAGTAAAAAGCTTGAAGcaagaaggggaagaagacaATTCTACTACTACTAATGTGCCAATACAAGAAGATGCAGAATCTTTGACTGATACAAAATTGCcagaagaaaacattgatgattCAGTTGTGTCTGAAAATGTTTCAAACATGAATTCAGCATCTGAAGTGGTTGATACTGAAAAAGATCTCACAAGTGAAGTTAACCAAGAAGAGATAATTGAAGCTACAAGAAAGGAAACGTCATTAGATGATTTAGAGAAACATATCTCTGTCTCATCATCACCAAAGCCAGATATTATAACAACACAAGAGTCTGATGAGTCAATATTGCAGCAGCTGCTAGCACATGGGATAGAAGGCAGAGAGAAACATTTGTTAATGGAATACACGAAAGTACTTCGGAACTATAAGGAAGTAAAGAAGATGTTAGATGAAGCTGAAACTAAACTGAAGAGTGTAAACACCGTTAAGGATGAACAAGTCAGAGCCAAGGATCAACAAGGGGACAAATTGTTCATGCTAATTTACAGAGAAGATTATGCCACAAATGCAATAACTGGTCAAAAGCAGAGTCTATCACCAAATGAAGAGCAATTTGGAGCACGCGTTGATGAATTACTAAGCGAGAATCTGAACTTGTTGGTGAGGTTTAGCAACTCCTTTGGTCAGATACAGCAATTTGATACAGGGATCAAGGACTTACACGTTGAGATATTGAAGATcattaaacaaaagaatcaagatGGAGGACGAAACACTCTCAAATCAAATGTTCGTCCTATATACAAACACCTCAGCGAGATACGCACCGAAATGACAGTTTGGTTAGAGAAGAGTTTGCTTCtaaaagaagaaatcaacaTGAGAGCTTCAACTTTGAGTGACATACAAAATGAAATAACAGAAGCTCTCAAAACAGATTCTGAAGACTCTGAAAAGAAACTTACAATCTACCAAGGAGCTAAATTTGAAGGCGAGGTTTCGAACATGACAAAGGAGAACAATAGGATAGCAGAAGAGTTGCAAACAGGTTTAGATCAAGTTACAAAACTTAAGAAGGATGCTGATACGACACTCGAGAAACTAAGTGAGGAGCTTTCACTGTCTGAATCAAATGCAGAGTCTTCGCAAGATCTCAAACCTCGTATTCCTTTGAGGTCATTCATATTTGAtgtgaaaccaaagaaacaaagactATCCATTTTCTCTTGTATTCAACCTTCATTGTATAAGAAGAAGCCTACTACTGGTTCATAG
- the LOC104708050 gene encoding mechanosensitive ion channel protein 2, chloroplastic — protein sequence MALYGTLQLSHGMGLCRNQGCYKPEYSAIYQRRMHISKAPLSLVVPLGRHGFNNILLSDYLRRPICSVPSRTTAFRCHSFSVGSNAIEPAVKAVSVVLAKSQGSIQQFPFVYKLVPAVALLVFSLWGLVPVVRQGRNLLLNKNDNGWKKSGTYYVMTSYVQPLLLWLGALFICRALDPIVLPTEASKIVKDRLLNFVRSLSTVLAFAYCISSLIQQTQKLFIETSNPSDTRNMGFQFAGKAVYSAVWVAAVSLFMELLGFSTQKWLTAGGLGTVLITLAGREILTNFLSSVMIHATRPFVLNEWIQTKIEGYEVSGTVEHVGWWSPTIIRGEDREAIHIPNHKFTVNVVRNLTQKTHWRIKTHLAISHLDVNKINNIVADMRKVLAKNPMVEQQRLHRRVFLENVIPENQALSILISCFVKTCHHEEYLGVKEAILLDLLRVISHHRARLATPIRTIRKMYTDADVENAPFGESMYGPGGVGSRRPLMLIEPSYKINGEDKSKSQNRASKPTAEQENKGSSPKSKETSPPDPKEIAKVGESPVPDTNKVPDELVAKPGIKVVSKPATTPKDTETSGAEKAKAKRSSSTIKSPKTDETGSSASSASRSALEENIVLGVALEGAKRTLPIEEEIHSSSVETDTKELTGARRSGGNGPLVVDKEQKDGQSQPSSGAPSEQ from the exons ATGGCCCTTTATGGTACGTTGCAGTTGTCTCATGGTATGGGACTTTGCAGAAACCAAGGGTGCTATAAGCCAGAATAT AGTGCCATATATCAAAGGAGGATGCATATATCAAAGGCTCCTCTCTCATTAGTTGTTCCG TTAGGCCGACATGGTTTCAACAATATTCTACTCTCGGATTACCTTCGTAGGCCTATTTGTTCGGTGCCATCAAGAACCACCGCTTTTCGGTGTCATTCCTTTTCTGTAGGCAGCAACGCAATTGAACCTGCTGTTAAAGCTGTCTCTGTGGTGCTAGCAAA GTCACAGGGGTCGATACAACAATTCCCTTTTGTTTATAAGTTGGTTCCAGCTGTTGCTCTTCTTGTTTTCTCCCTGTGGGGTTTAGTGCCTGTTGTTCGTCAAGGAAGAAACCTACTACTCAAT AAGAATGATAACGGTTGGAAGAAAAGTGGTACGTATTATGTTATGACGTCGTATGTTCAACCTCTGCTACTATGGTTAGGAGCTCTATTCATCTGCAG GGCATTAGATCCCATTGTCCTTCCTACAGAAGCTAGCAAAATTGTGAAGGATcgacttttgaattttgtaaggTCACTATCAACGGTTCTTGCATTTGCTTACTGCATATCCAG TCTTATCCAACAAACACAAAAGCTCTTCATAGAAACCAGTAATCCGAGCGATACAAGAAAT ATGGGATTTCAATTTGCTGGAAAAGCAGTATATTCTGCTGTATGGGTTGCTGCTGTATCACTTTTTATGGAGTTGCTGGGTTTCTCTACACAAAAATGGCTCACTGCTGGAGGTCTTGGGACAGTTTTGATTACTCTTGCTGGCCGTGAG atTTTGACAAACTTTCTTTCAAGTGTTATGATTCATGCAACCCGGCCATTTGTTTTGAATGAGTGGATTCAAACAAAGATAGAAGGTTATGAAGTTTCTGGTACTGTGGAG CATGTTGGTTGGTGGTCACCAACAATCATAAGAGGTGAAGACCGTGAGGCAATCCACATCCCAAACCATAAGTTCACAGTCAATGTCGTGAGAAACCTTACTCAGAAAACTCATTGGCGTATCAAAACTCACCTAGCAATCAGTCACTTGGATGTCAACAAAATAAAT AATATTGTAGCTGACATGCGGAAAGTATTGGCCAAGAATCCTATGGTTGAGCAGCAGAGGTTACATAGAAGGGTATTCTTGGAGAATGTCATTCCAGAAAATCAGGCCCTCTCG ATACTGATCTCTTGCTTTGTGAAGACGTGTCATCACGAAGAATACTTGGGTGTTAAG GAAGCTATATTGTTGGACCTTCTAAGAGTCATAAGCCACCACCGAGCACGTCTAGCTACACCAATTCGTACGATCCGTAAGATGTACACAGATGCTGACGTGGAAAATGCACCATTTGGGGAATCGATGTACGGACCTGGAGGTGTTGGTTCTCGGCGTCCTTTGATGCTAATCGAACCCTCTTACAAAATCAATGGAGAagacaaatcaaaatctcaaaaccGTGCATCAAAACCAACCGCAGAGCAAGAAAATAAGGGTTCGAGTCCAAAGTCAAAAGAAACGTCTCCTCCTGATCCAAAGGAGATTGCAAAAGTTGGAGAATCGCCGGTTCCTGATACCAACAAAGTACCTGATGAACTAGTAGCAAAGCCTGGTATCAAAGTGGTCTCTAAACCGGCGACCACCCCAAAGGATACAGAAACATCAGGAGCTGAGAAAGCAAAGGCCAAGAGAAGTAGTAGCACAATAAAGTCACCAAAGACCGATGAAACAGGTAGTTCAGCATCGTCAGCGTCTAGATCAGCTTTGGAAGAGAATATAGTACTTGGAGTTGCACTAGAGGGCGCAAAGAGAACACTTCCAATCGAAGAAGAGATACATTCTTCTTCCGTGGAAACAGATACTAAAGAACTCACCGGTGCTCGCAGATCTGGTGGAAACGGACCGTTGGTGGTAGATAAGGAACAGAAAGATGGCCAATCTCAACCAAGCTCGGGTGCTCCGAGCGAGCAGTGA